From Halapricum desulfuricans, a single genomic window includes:
- a CDS encoding thioredoxin family protein, translating into MSLETMESDPVFNEDAHTDTIDTLAEHDELTYIVWGGDWCGDCRAQLPTFGAALEAAGVDDDRIEEIPVEKLEDGSKAGPKVEAYGIEYIPTVVVQHEDQEIARFVEEEPVSIPVYLAERIREHFGE; encoded by the coding sequence AAACGATGGAGTCGGACCCCGTTTTCAACGAGGACGCACACACCGACACGATCGACACGCTGGCCGAACACGACGAGCTGACCTACATCGTCTGGGGCGGCGACTGGTGTGGGGACTGTCGCGCCCAGCTGCCGACGTTCGGCGCGGCCCTGGAGGCGGCCGGCGTCGACGACGATCGGATCGAGGAGATCCCCGTCGAGAAGCTGGAAGACGGCTCGAAAGCGGGCCCGAAAGTCGAGGCGTACGGCATCGAGTACATTCCGACTGTGGTTGTTCAGCACGAAGACCAGGAGATCGCTCGCTTCGTCGAAGAGGAACCGGTCTCGATACCAGTGTATCTGGCCGAACGGATTCGCGAGCACTTCGGGGAGTGA